The genomic DNA CGACCATATGATTAACGACGACACAATCGCCCAAATGAAACCAGGCATTCGATTAATCAATGCTGCGCGAGGTTCCTTAATCGATACTGACGCCCTGATTCGTGGCCTTGACAGTGGTCAAATTGCCGGAGCGGCGCTCGACGTTTACGAAAACGAAGTTGGGATTTTCAACACTGATTTTGGGAGTTTCGACCAAATTCCTGACGAACGCTTGAAGAACTTGATGCAACGGGACAACGTTTTAATTACCCCCCACATTGCCTTCTACACGAAGGTGGCCGTTAAGAACATGGTGCAAATCGCCCTTGATGCTAACCAAGCCTTAATTCAAACCGGGACTTCCGACAAAGAAGTTCAACTGTAAATAGGCTCAACCTAGAACACTAAAAAACTGGTTTCTAACCCTTATAGGGGGCGCAGAAACCAGTTTTTTTATGTTTTAATGGCTTTCTCATGGACAAATTCGTCCAAGTCTTTTATAACTAACTGTGAATTGCTTATTTTGACATTTCATTGGAGGAACCTATGAATCAACTTTCCCTTGTTATCATTTTACTGGCCGCCCTCTTGATTCCACTCCTCATGAGTCGCTTCAAGATCTCGGCCCTGCCGACTTCAGTGGTTGAAATCCTGGTTGGAATTGTTTTAGGTCCCAGCTTGTTAAACTGGATTAATCCCCACCAAACCATTTTAACCTCCCTCTCGAGCATTGGGGTGATTGTCCTCTTGTTTTTAAGTGGGATTGAAATCGACTTTGACCTCTTTCAGCCCAAAACCAAAAATCCCAGCCAATTAGAACAAAAGGCCCGCCAACAGGTCTCCAAATACACGCCGGTACGGCTAGCCTTGTATGGGTACCTCACGATTATTGTGCTATCGTTCGTCCTCGGCTACCTGACGAAGGTTACCGGCCTGTTCAGTGACGTGTGGCTGGCTTCGATCCTCTTCATGACGATTTCATTAGGAATTGTCCTCGCCGCTCTGAAGGAACGTGATGCCCTCAGTACTCCCTTTGGCCAGACCATCCTCTTGATCTCGGCCTTAGGAGAAATCGTCCCGGTGTTTGGCCTCACGATTTACGCCTCCATCTTTGGGACCGAATCGAAATCCCTGTGGTTGATTCTGATTCTCTTTGCCGTAGCGGCTTTACTACTCCTGCGTTTCCACAACTTTTTTGACTACTTCGATAAAATCAACAAATCAACCACCCAAATTGACGTGCGGTTAGCCTTTTTCATCATTGCCCTCCTCTCGGTTGTAGCGGTTACGGTTGGTTCAGAAGCCGTCTTAGGGGCGTTTGTCGGCGGAATGGTGTATAAACTGCTGAAACCATCCGAAGCGACCCGCGAAAAATTGGATTCGATTGGTTACGGCTTTTTCATCCCAATCTTCTTTATCATGAGTGGAGTGGGACTCGATTTAAAAAAAATTCTAGCGGATCCGAAGGCGCTGCTCCTCATTCCGCTCATTTTATTAGGGTATTTAATTGCGAAATTCGGGCTCTACCCCGTCTTTCGGCTTCGCTTTAACCGCCAAAATGCGCTGGCAGGAACGGCCTTACCAATGACCACCCTAACCATGGTGTTAGCCATTTTAAGCGTGGCCAACAACCTCAAGGTCCTCACCAGTCAACAATCAGGGGCCTTCTTACTGGCAGCCATCATCACCTGTTTGATCGGACCCTTGGCGTTCAACCACTGCTTCAATCCGCAGGCTGACATTTACCACAAGCTGCGCGTGAACATCTTCGGGGTTAACCTTGTCACCATCCCCGTCGCCCAAGAACTGGGCAAGAGTTGGTACGACGTCAACGTGTACACTGACAGTCAGAAAAACTTCCAGACCTTTAACAGTGAAGCTAACGTGCACCTGCTCGATAGTTTAGCCGTGCAGAAGCTCATTGAAAACGGATACTTTGACTGTAACATCATCGTGTTTGCCTACCTTAATTCCGATACCAACTACCGTCTGGCTAAGGCAGCCAAAGAATACGGCGTGAAGCGGGTGATTGCCAGATTTGAAGACAAAAACGTTCACAACCAACAGGAAAAGGAACTGACCGCCCTCGGCGTCGAAGTTTACAGTACCTTCGCCGTCAACGTTGCCATGTTACGGGAGTTAATCGAAGTCCCATCTACCTTTAACATGATTAAATCCAACAGCGTCAAGCTCCACGAAGTTACCCTTCAAAACAGTAAATTTGCTGGGACGCGGATTAAAGACCTACCGTTTGGAACTGGCATCACCATCAACCGGATTTTCCGGGGGAAAAAGATTATCCAACCAACTGGTGATACGGTGCTCCGCTTACACGACAAAATCATCTTCTCCACTGATACTTATCAGAGCCCGCAAATTCGCGAAGAAATTGCGAAATCAAATTAATTGACCCTAAAAAGCCACCCGAAATGGGTGGCTTTTTGCTTGGTTAGTTACCTTAAAAATTCACGGAGTCCCTGACTAAGCTTGCGGGTAGCCGGATAAACCTGCTGGTACAGGGCGTAGAGCTGATTATACTTAGTCACGTGGTCTGGCAACGGATCGTACTGATGCCCAACGTGTACAAATTGTTGCGCACAGCTCGCACAATCAGAGTACCAACCTAACCCGACCGCTGCTAACATGGCGGCCCCTAATCCGGGACCCTGTTCGTTAGCCAAGCTTTGAATTGGTACCTGCAAGATGTCTGCTAACATCTGTAACCACAGTGGACTTTGCGCCCCGCCACCAATGGCAACGATGCGTTGCAAATCCGCCCCAGCAGCTTGGTAAATTGCTAAGCAATCGCGAAAACTAAAGCTAATTCCCTCTAACACTGCCCGGGTAAAATCACCCCGGTCCTGCGTCGCATCCATTCCAATAAAACTGCCCCGGATGTCAGCATCGGCATACGGAGTGCGCTCCCCCACAATGTAAGGTGTGAACAGTAACCCCTTAGCTCCTAGGGGAGCGGTGGTGGCCCCGGCTAGCATCTGGGCAAACGTCAAGTCTGAACAAAAGGTGCGGTGAAACCAGCTTAGCGAATACCCGGCCGCCAGGGTGACGCCCATCGAATAGTATCCATCTGGAACTACGTGATCTTCTAACTGAAGTTGCCCGTGGTACCGATCGGTGGGTTGCTCCTCATAACGTAACAGCACTCCCGATGTCCCGATACTTAACAAACCCATGCCTGGCTGTAAAATTCCGGCCCCCAAGGCTCCACACGCATTATCGGCACCCCCGGCAAACACCTGGGTCGCCGGGGTTAGTCCGGAAAATTCCGCGTACTCCGGCGTAATGGTGCCAACCCGATCAATCGATCGCAACAGTGGTGGTAAGATCCGCATTGGAATCCCAAAT from Fructilactobacillus ixorae includes the following:
- a CDS encoding cation:proton antiporter family protein; this encodes MNQLSLVIILLAALLIPLLMSRFKISALPTSVVEILVGIVLGPSLLNWINPHQTILTSLSSIGVIVLLFLSGIEIDFDLFQPKTKNPSQLEQKARQQVSKYTPVRLALYGYLTIIVLSFVLGYLTKVTGLFSDVWLASILFMTISLGIVLAALKERDALSTPFGQTILLISALGEIVPVFGLTIYASIFGTESKSLWLILILFAVAALLLLRFHNFFDYFDKINKSTTQIDVRLAFFIIALLSVVAVTVGSEAVLGAFVGGMVYKLLKPSEATREKLDSIGYGFFIPIFFIMSGVGLDLKKILADPKALLLIPLILLGYLIAKFGLYPVFRLRFNRQNALAGTALPMTTLTMVLAILSVANNLKVLTSQQSGAFLLAAIITCLIGPLAFNHCFNPQADIYHKLRVNIFGVNLVTIPVAQELGKSWYDVNVYTDSQKNFQTFNSEANVHLLDSLAVQKLIENGYFDCNIIVFAYLNSDTNYRLAKAAKEYGVKRVIARFEDKNVHNQQEKELTALGVEVYSTFAVNVAMLRELIEVPSTFNMIKSNSVKLHEVTLQNSKFAGTRIKDLPFGTGITINRIFRGKKIIQPTGDTVLRLHDKIIFSTDTYQSPQIREEIAKSN
- the xylB gene encoding xylulokinase, with translation MTACVLGIDLGTSAVKVSAVNRTGTVLAQEAFDYPLSQPEPGYSEQNPNDWVMATTVAIVRLILDDHIDPAEIEGVSYSGQMHGLVLLDQEKQVLRPAMLWNDTRTTAERADIETQLGTEFVRITGNRPLEGFTLPKLLWVKKHEPAIFKQTAVVLTPKDYVRYRMTGKLGIDYSDATGTTMLDIHTNQWSQTICQQFGIPMRILPPLLRSIDRVGTITPEYAEFSGLTPATQVFAGGADNACGALGAGILQPGMGLLSIGTSGVLLRYEEQPTDRYHGQLQLEDHVVPDGYYSMGVTLAAGYSLSWFHRTFCSDLTFAQMLAGATTAPLGAKGLLFTPYIVGERTPYADADIRGSFIGMDATQDRGDFTRAVLEGISFSFRDCLAIYQAAGADLQRIVAIGGGAQSPLWLQMLADILQVPIQSLANEQGPGLGAAMLAAVGLGWYSDCASCAQQFVHVGHQYDPLPDHVTKYNQLYALYQQVYPATRKLSQGLREFLR